Proteins from a single region of Trichomycterus rosablanca isolate fTriRos1 chromosome 16, fTriRos1.hap1, whole genome shotgun sequence:
- the ppp2cab gene encoding serine/threonine-protein phosphatase 2A catalytic subunit alpha isoform: protein MDEKAFTKELDQWIEQLNECRQLSESQVKTLCEKAKEILTKESNVQEVRCPVTVCGDVHGQFHDLMELFRIGGKSPDTNYLFMGDYVDRGYYSVETVTLLVALKVRYRERITILRGNHESRQITQVYGFYDECLRKYGNANVWKFFTDLFDYLPLTALVDGQIFCLHGGLSPSIDTLDHIRALDRLQEVPHEGPMCDLLWSDPDDRGGWGISPRGAGYTFGQDISETFNHANGLTLVSRAHQLVMEGYNWCHDRNVVTIFSAPNYCYRCGNQAAIMELDDTLKYSFLQFDPAPRRGEPHVTRRTPDYFL from the exons ATGGACGAAAAGGCCTTTACGAAGGAACTTGATCAATGGATTGAACAACTTAATGAATGCAGACAGCTGTCGGAAAGTCAAGTCAAAACATTGTGTGAGAAG GCTAAAGAGATTCTGACCAAAGAGTCCAATGTGCAAGAAGTACGATGTCCTGTAACCGTGTGTGGAGATGTCCACGGCCAGTTTCATGACCTTATGGAGCTATTTAGAATTGGAGGAAAGTCACCAGACACAAACTACCTTTTCATGGGAGACTATGTGGATCGAGGCTATTATTCTGTGGAGACGGTTACATTGCTTGTAGCTCTTAAG GTCAGGTACCGTGAGCGCATCACAATTCTTAGAGGGAATCATGAAAGCAGGCAGATCACACAAGTGTATGGTTTTTATGATGAATGCCTAAGAAAATATGgaaatgcaaatgtttggaaattCTTTACAGACCTCTTTGATTACCTTCCCCTAACAGCCTTGGTAGATGGCCAG ATATTTTGCCTACATGGAGGATTGTCACCATCCATTGACACACTGGATCACATTCGTGCATTGGACCGCCTGCAGGAAGTTCCTCATGAG GGACCGATGTGTGATTTGCTGTGGTCTGACCCAGATGATAGAGGAGGTTGGGGAATCTCCCCAAGAGGTGCAGGCTATACATTTGGGCAGGATATATCTGAAACCTTTAACCATGCCAATGGCCTTACCCTGGTCTCTAGAGCTCACCAGCTTGTAATGGAG GGTTACAACTGGTGTCATGATCGAAATGTGGTAACAATTTTTAGTGCACCCAACTACTGCTATCGATGTGGTAATCAGGCAGCTATCATGGAACTGGATGACACTCTAAAGTACTCTTT CTTGCAGTTTGACCCAGCCCCTCGCAGAGGAGAGCCCCATGTCACCAGGCGAACACCTGACTACTTTCTTTAA